The following are encoded together in the Strongyloides ratti genome assembly S_ratti_ED321, chromosome : 2 genome:
- a CDS encoding RNA polymerase I-specific transcription initiation factor RRN3 — protein sequence METHMEQRVPWQNSEEFLIMYKNNVPEAVSRYKDIIKKFALFNSWPDSKKREILSQFEMSSHQMSYHFPLDMLENFIQFLAKTATIHVGHTTPILTQLVSYLTPVVTDNINNSGVVGPSNEHQEKVFYYIHKAIKDMKVRKNYYWLLDIFNVLIEKFVGLDICVTNDTVIEKNNGFLLNSIFTLAVNNDKEKTEYEKEYPPLSNNNLSNTLDLCLLLLLNYISQPFDINILDSENKEIEWGESFVRNTETDLAALIMPSFIQHVVPHFGLKNVPFIYFYACGIHPPSRTTILTELWILFLNNQSVNTNNIAHNACFYLSDLITRLENFSISTCMKVLREMANWIHGYIERYDDRNFEKTAGYPQHSCFYVIVQSMLYIFCYRYREFVDSDYLDDIAKLDVSKIIFCSLHPLEFIDPEISVSFSVVAKLLQLEYCSHLISSSSRTKSIFETQFPFSSLNLPHCSKYFEKYFRHFTPIEEEASMLIDSINASFQSVKSCRIGDNNTMDEYMFLDDTDGISNNLALKF from the exons atggaGACTCATATGGAGCAACGGGTACCTTGGCAAAATTCTGAAGAATTTCttataatgtataaaaat aatgtCCCTGAAGCAGTTTCTCGatataaagatataattaaaaagtttgcTCTTTTTAATTCATGGCCTGATTCAAAAAAACGAGAAATTCTTAGTCAATTTGAAATGTCCTCACATCAAATGTCTTATCATT TCCCATTGGATATgctagaaaattttattcaatttcTAGCAAAAACGGCAACTATACATGTTGGGCATACAACACCAATTTTGACACAACTTGTTTCATATTTGACTCCTGTTGTCACtgataatataaacaatagTGGTGTTGTTGGTCCTTCTAATGAACATCaagaaaaagtattttattatattcacAAGGCTATTAAAGATATG AAAGTCaggaaaaattattactggttat TggatatatttaatgtacttattgaaaaatttgttGGACTGGATATTTGTGTTACAAATGACActgttattgaaaaaaataatggttttttgttaaattcaatttttacTCTTGCTGTAAAcaatgataaagaaaaaacaGAATATGAAAAAGAATATCCTCCTTTAAGTAACAATAATTTAAGCAATACACTTGatttatgtttattattattattaaattatatttcacaaccatttgatattaatattttggaTAGTGAAAACAAAGAAATAGAATGGGGTGAATCATTTGTAAGAAATACAGAAACAGATTTAGCAGCATTGATAATGCCATCATTTATACAACATGTTGTTCCACATTTTGGTTTGAAAAATGTaccatttatatatttctatgCATGTGGAATTCATCCTCCTTCTAGAACAACAATTTTAACAGAATTATGGATTTTATTCCTTAACAATCAATCTgttaatacaaataatattgcACATAATGCATGTTTTTATTTGTCTGATCTTATAACAAGATTAGAGAATTTCTCTATaag tacaTGTATGAAAGTTCTTCGAGAAATGGCAAATTGGATTCATGGATATATTGAAAGATATGATGATagaaattttgaaaaaactGCTGGGTACCCTCAACATAGTTGTTTTTATGTAATTGTTCAAtcaatgttatatattttctgtTACCGTTACAGAGAATTTGTTGATAGTGACTATTTAGATGATATTGCAAAATTAGatgtatcaaaaattattttttgttctttACACCCTTTGGAATTTATTGATCCAGAAATATCTGTATCATTTTCTGTTGTTGCCAAGTTACTTCAACTAGAATATTGTTCCCATCTAATTTCATCTTCTTCTCGAACAAAATCTATTTTTGAAACACAATTTCCATTTTCTTCATTAAATCTTCCACATtgttcaaaatattttgagaAATATTTTAGACATTTTACACCAATTGAAGAAGAAGCATCAATGTTAATAGACTCAATTAATGCTTCCTTCCAATCAGTAAAATCTTGTCGTATCGGTGACAATAATACAATGGATGAATACATGTTTTTGGATGATACAGATGGTATTTCTAACAATTTAGcattgaaattttaa